The genomic stretch CGCCTTTTGCATTAAGGACAAAAAATACGATGATAAGTCCGGGAATAAGCCCGATAAGAAAGAACTTTATTTTCTTCATACGTTGATTTTACTATCTTTTAAAGATCGTATGGGTTTGCTAAAAATTACTGATGAATATATTTTTATCTTTTTTAGACTAAAATAGTAAAAGATTGATGTCGTGATAAGTAAGCCCGAAACGGTCGCAGATAACTTTTTTGGTATGTCTGCCTTTGTACATGTACAAACTTTGCTTCATTTCATTTTTGCGAATCAGCATATTTTCAAAACCGCCTTCCAGATCGTAGTTTAAAATATAAGAAAGGAAGAAATTGGAGATTGCTTTTGTCGTTGTTCTCGGCATTTTTGATGTAAGATTCGGTAATCCGCAGTGAATAACGCCATGTTTGATGATATAAGGATCATCCATCGTGGTAAGCTCGGAAGTTTCGATTGCTTTTCCGTTGTCGATTACAATATCGATGATAACGCTGCCTTTTTTCATGTTCATTACCATGTCTTCGGTAACGATTGGCTGCATATTGAGTCTTGGTAAAGCTCCTATCACAACGTCGGCTCTTCTTAAGCTTTTACTTAATTCTTTAGGATCAATAATTGATGTAGGAACTCTGCTGTCTACTAAAGTATGCAGTCTTCGCAGCTTTGAGAGGCTGTTATCAAAAACTTTTACACTTGCGCCTAATCCGATCGCTGCTTTTGTTGCAAATTCACCAACGATTCCTGCTCCTAAAATCACTACTTCTGTAGGTCTTACTCCGGTGATTCCGCCAAGCATTAACCCGTTTGATAAAGCTAGTAATTCTGAGGCATATAAAATTGAAACTGTTCCTGCAATTTCCCCGACCAATCTTACCAAAGCCAGTTGTTTGTATTCGTCAGCAATAAATTCAAAAGCGATTGCATTGATTTTTTTCTCTGCCAGTTTTAAGAAATAATCTTTATCTCTTAAATTGATCTGAAGTGCAGAAACCAGATAGG from Chryseobacterium indoltheticum encodes the following:
- a CDS encoding alanine dehydrogenase, whose translation is MSTTNIFTPFSEEELIPKEEKLEVIKKGKQFSIGIPKETCLNERRTCITPDAVQVLVEHGHEIIIEAGAGQGSFFTDLQYSESGARITQDAKEAFSQDLVLKVNPPTEEEIDYFKPNTYLVSALQINLRDKDYFLKLAEKKINAIAFEFIADEYKQLALVRLVGEIAGTVSILYASELLALSNGLMLGGITGVRPTEVVILGAGIVGEFATKAAIGLGASVKVFDNSLSKLRRLHTLVDSRVPTSIIDPKELSKSLRRADVVIGALPRLNMQPIVTEDMVMNMKKGSVIIDIVIDNGKAIETSELTTMDDPYIIKHGVIHCGLPNLTSKMPRTTTKAISNFFLSYILNYDLEGGFENMLIRKNEMKQSLYMYKGRHTKKVICDRFGLTYHDINLLLF